The Homo sapiens chromosome 21, GRCh38.p14 Primary Assembly DNA window ggcagcggcggcagcggcgggcTCCGGGCGGGCGGAGGTGGCCGCCGTGGGGGCTCCGCGCGGGCGCCGGGCCGGGGCTCGGGGTTGCAGCCACCGCGCAGGGTCCCTGGCCTTGCGCGCGCGGGGTTCGCGGGCGGGGTTGGCGGCCTGGCCGCCCTCGGGCTCCCCTTTGTTGGGGGGCCGGGGTAGGAGTGAGTCCGCGGGGCTCAGGGGCTGGGGAGCCGGGGGTCAGGTTGGAGCCGACCGCGGGCGGAGAGACCGGGTGTGGGGGGCGGGTCCGCGATCCCCGAGGTGCCTGGGATGTCGGGGGTGGGGACCGGACGGATCGCGGGCGGCGGGGGCAGGGTGTGGGAGCGGGGCAGGGGACGGTCCTGGGATCCGGATCGAGCCGACCTCGGGTGGCAGGGCCAGGTGTGGGAGCGGGTCCGCGCCCAGAGGTGCTAAAGGGGTCGAGGGTGGGGACGGAACCGACAGCGGGCGGCGGGAGGCGAGTGTGGAATCCCGGCTCAGGGGGTCCCGGGATCGGGACGGAACCGGACTCGGGCGGCAGGGGCCTCTATGAGAGCGGGTCCGTGCGCCCCGCGGGGCTCAAGAGGGTCGGGGGTCCGGGTGGAGCGGGCGGCGGGGGCGGGTCCACACCTCCCACGGGGCTGGAGGGGCCCGTGGATAGAGTGGGGGCGACAGGCGTGGGAGCAGGTCCCTGCGTCCCGTGGGGACTGGGGGCTCCGCGGGCACGGATGGAGCCGACCGCGGGCGGCGGGGGCGCTGGTGGGCTCTGAGCTCTGTGCGGCCCCGCAGGTGCGCGCGGAGCCATGGTTATCATGTCGGAGTTCAGCGCGGACCCCGCgggccagggtcagggccagCAGAAGCCCCTCCGGGTGGGTTTTTACGACATCGAGCGGACCCTGGGCAAAGGCAACTTCGCGGTGGTGAAGCTGGCGCGGCATCGAGTCACCAAAACGCAGGTGCGTGGGGGCGGTGGGACCCAGCCGGCGGGGCCTCCCCACTGGACCCGGGGCGACCCGACCTTTGGCGGGTGGACCCCATGCAGATTCACTGCTCCAGGCTTGATTGTCGTGGTGGGTAAATAGTAACCGTTTTTAGTTcggtaaagaaaaataatgctttatattATGTTGCTGCATAATTTGGACATATATTGGGAGAAAGCAGAGAGgataatagcaaaaaaaaggaCCAACCTAAGATTGCAGTGGTTCATGGACTCAGAGCTAAACCCTGTAAAGTGAGCCTGCAAATACTTAAGTCACTTACTTAactctgattattttaaataacattagtGGTTACTTTGGTTATGTTTTCCCAACTTCTTGTGACCTTCTGGAGACAGAGTGTTGAGAAATTAACTTGCAAAAAATGAAATGTGTAAATTAGGTtgagggtttcttttctttttttaaaaaaacccacagaatatcctttttctttttaaatttgtaggttgcaataaaaataattgataaaacaCGATTAGATTCAAGCAATTTGGAGAAAATCTATCGTGAGGTTCAGCTGATGAAGCTTCTGAACCATCCACACATCATAAAGCTTTACCAGGTAAGGGGTCAGCTTGCCTTTCTCTGCTAATCCTGGCaaatgtgttatattttatttccaacaGCATAAGTCTGCAATTTCTGAAGGTGGCTTCCCTTTTGGGGAGTGTGTGGAAGTTGGGCATTTGGTTGTATAAGGTAAATAGATTGATTTTTATAGGCTGTGcagatatatttacaattattttattgcttttggaTCATAATTGAGATTTGCttcattagaattttatttagtaTCCTAACCTGATCCAGTTTTAAATGTGTAGAAGTCTGTTGTAAATTTGCTTTACTATGAAAACAGACAAACTTATCTGTAGGTATTGCCACAGGTCACGCATTTAGTATAAAAGGACAAATTTGAGTGAAACTGGAAACTTCTGCCTTTGCAGATAATTATTAAACTTTAAAGCCAGCTGCTCTTACTGGTTTTCATTAGTTTATTTTTGCAAGGACAGTAGTGAGCATTTGTTTTCCCTATTTAAACTCTTCCATGAAAAACGGAGAGATGAAAATACTTTTCCATAGTAAGAGCAAGGAGCTTGTCATTTAATCCATGCTAGGAACATGGCTTGCCCTGTCTCTCTGTTGGTTTATTTTGTGACTTAATTTTTGTTCTCATgttgaaattaataaattatatcatCAGGAAATAAGTACTAATTTAATTAGAACAGCAAAGCAATCATTTACACCTCCCTAATGACAAATGACCACTTTTGCAAGGTGAAATCAAGTCTTCTTGCAGAAGAAGTTCTTTGCAGGTGCTATTTCATCCATTTGTGTTGGGTTGAAGTTCCTCGTAATGATTCTTATGAAATGGAATGTGAGATGACTCTGGGAtgttgttgtgtgtgtttgtgcaatTAGGACAGCTCGGTGTACAGTGTGGTAGGAGAGAGAATTATGATTCGAAATTATCCCCCAAAAGCCTCTGCActagattgaaaataaaagtagCAGTATTGGTGGAGCTTACGACAGTTTGCTCAGTGTCTTTAAGCACAGAATTCATGCCGTGTGCGCctggtttgtgttttgtttctgttgtcaTTTTTAAGTTGTGTGCTCCATGGCCACTGGTGTACTGCCTGTGCAgcgtgcccagcccatttcctCAGGAGTGGGCTgagctggttttgtttttgactttgcTCAAGGGCTGAACCCTAATGGTAgtaccttccttttcttcctgttcttcTCCTTTGCCCATTGTGTGGAATTAGCTCCGTTAAAGAAACAAATTGCCCATGTGTTTGCTGCTGAGGTCTTTTCTGGAGGTGCATTTTCTTACTGCTGCTGTATGTGATTCTTAACTGTTGGGAGATGATAGAATTCAGTGGTGTAGCAATGACTTTTACTCCTCTGGTTTTGATGCTAatgtctaattttctttcttttctttctttcttcctgtcttttttttttttttcttttttgagacggagtctctgtccgtcacccaggctggagtgcagtggcgcgatttcggctcactgcaactgccgcctcctgggttcaagcaattcttctgcctcagcctcccaagtagctgggactacaggcgcccgccacaacacccagctaattttttgtatttttagtagagacagggtttcaccgtgttagccaggatagtctggatctcctgaccttgtgatccgcccgcctcggcctcccaaagtgctgggattacaggcatgaaccaccgcgcccggccactagtGTCTAATTTTCATTCCGCTGGCCGGGGCCCCAGAACCCTGCTGAGacacttccctctttttttcaagttttcaaaaAGTTCAAACACTTTGacttttaattcttttcctcctcctccctttcttcagTTGGGGACGGGTCAGCAGTGGTCTTAGAGTTATTGTACCACCCACAGGGGCGGGGCAGTTAAAATTCTTGCCAAACTGCTAGAATTTATAGAAcacttttctttttagatttataACTCAAAGCAGCAATCTttgaagcatctttttttttttttttttttttgagatggagtctcactgtcgcccaggctggagtgcagtggcgctatggatcgtgactcactgcaacctccacctcctgggttcaagcgattctcctacctcagcctcccaagtagctgggactacaggcacgcgccaccacacctggctaatttttgtatttttagtagagatggggtttcaccatgttgaccaggctggtctcgaactcctaacctcaagtgatcagcctgggtgatcccaaagtactgggattacaagcatgagccaccacctccagcacaaagcatctttttaaaggaataacTATATTTTGAAcccaaaaaaatcttttttcataAGAATATATTGCCTCATCCTCTCCAAAATTTTTCAATACTCACAGacataagttatatttttaaatctctttttaagtaaaataaagttattGATTAGTGAATGAACTTCAAAGGGCTATGTTGGCATGGCTGTTGTGTGGCTACATGCTGAGTGAATGGCTACATGCTGAGTGAATGAGGCTGGATTCTCACAGCCTCATTCATCCTGTCAATAAAGCTGGGTTCCCACAGCGTCATTCATCCTGTCAATCAAGCGAGTGGGAATGGGGTGTGCATTCTCTATTACCCAGGTGGCTCTGACCGTTGGCTGGAATCATCTGTTGCCTACTAGGCTTCTATAAAGCCCAGCAGACTTCCAGCAATCTCCTCCTCTGTAGCCTTCAGAATACTGTctctccttttttgagatggagtctcgctctgtcgcccaagttggagtgcagtggtacgatctcggctcactgcaacctccgccttgcgGGTTcgaatgatcctcttgcctcagcctcctgagtagctgggattacaggtgcccaccacctcacctagctagtttttgtattttttgtagagatggggtcttgccgtgttgaccaggctggtctcgaactcaagcgattctcctgccttggcctcccgaagtgctgggattacagggcgtgagccaccatgccccggccTAAGCATTCTCAAATTGTATGTGAGGTGTCTTGAATTAAATATGACCACAGAGGGGAATTCTAATATATTTAGACCTTTTGTGAGAGCAAAGGTGTATCAGGATAGGCAAGTCAGTGAGGAATTCACCTCTGATTTTTCAAAGCTGTCTTTGTGAGTAGgaatctcctattttttttttatttgagaaatttttctttttctttgcatttttaaatgatgaatgcCTTTGTCCTAGAGAAGTTAGAAATTTCCTGGGGTTCTGGTGGATGGTTTGTAGCGCTGCCTTGTGCCTTTTTTGTGCGGTTAAATGTCAGGTCTTTCTTCTTTAGGTTATGGAAACAAAGGACATGCTTTACATCGTCACTGAATTTGctaaaaatggagaaatgtttGGTAAGCCACACTCGTTTTCAGTATCTGTTGAAAACCAATGGCACGAACGCGTCTGGATTTGCGCGGCCAGTGTCTGGGCCACACATCCCAGGACCCCGCGGTGTTCCCCAGGGCTCCATGGGTGGTGGGCAGGCTTTGCCCTGGGGGCTGTAGCTTTGTTTTGTGGCTCCTCAGATTATTTGACTTCCAACGGGCACCTGAGTGAGAACGAGGCGCGGAAGAAGTTCTGGCAAATCCTGTCGGCCGTGGAGTACTGTCACGACCATCACATCGTCCACCGGGACCTCAAGACCGAGAACCTCCTGCTGGATGGCAACATGGACATCAAGCTGGCAGGCACGGAGGGTCCGGGGTGGGAGCAGGGACATCAAGCTGGCAGGCACGGAGGGTCTGGGGTGGGAGCAGGGACATCAAGCTGGCAGGCACGGAGGGTCCGGGGTGGGAGCAGGGACATCAAGCTGGCAGGCACGGAGGCCCCGGGGTGGGAGTGTGCCCGCAAGCAGCCCCAGCTTCCCGGCATGTGCCGAAACCACAGCCCCTGTGCCGAAACCGCAGCCCCTTGCCATTTGCCGTTTAACCTCATCCATCTGTTTCTTTGCCGCtcagattttggatttgggaATTTCTACAAGTCAGGAGAGCCTCTGTCCACGTGGTGTGGGAGCCCCCCGTATGCCGCCCCGGAAGTCTTTGAGGGGAAGGAGTATGAAGGCCCCCAGCTGGACATCTGGGTAGGAGCCCTGTGCGCGCAGACCCCCTTCCCGAGGCCGCGTTCCCCGAGGGCGCCGTGTTCCCGGGGGCACCGCCCTGGCGCTGATGTGGCTCTGTGGTCCTCAACAGAGCCTGGGCGTGGTGCTGTACGTCCTGGTCTGCGGTTCTCTCCCCTTCGATGGGCCTAACCTGCCGACGCTGAGACAGCGGGTGCTGGAGGGCCGCTTCCGCATCCCCTTCTTCATGTCTCAAGGTGAGTCGTGTGGTCTCGCCTGGGCAGGGGCCTGTGTCTCCTGCAGCCCCTTCGTGGCTGGCTTCTGAGTCCTTGTTGAGTCTGGGAATCAGGCCCAGGTTACTGTGGGCTGCGGGAGAAACCCAGCCCATGGATGCCTTCTCAGTGCCCTATTTCGAGGGTGGACGGGTGCCCTTGCTGCACAGGCTTGTGCCTTGCGCCTGCCGTCCCCGCCCAGTACCCGCACCCAGGGTGCTGGCATCATCCCTGAGTCCAACCCACTGGCTGTGGCTCACCCGGCTTTTCTGTGTCATAAAGATGCCTGTCCACCTGGTGCTCAGGTGTGGGGCACGGCAGAAGGGTGAACCTAAGTGGTTCTCTGTGTGGTGGACACAAAGTGTGGCAGCCCCCAGGGTCTGGATCCCTGGCTGATGGCTCCCCTTGGGTGGCAGGACTGAGCCGATGGCCCGGCCCCTGCTCCTGGGCCCTGGCGTGTCAAACCACGTGGGGCGGTGGGTGGGAGCGCAGCCGAGGTCCCGGCcgccctggctcagcctcctggccCCTCCACAGACTGTGAGAGCCTGATCCGCCGCATGCTGGTGGTGGACCCCGCCAGGCGCATCACCATCGCCCAGATCCGGCAGCACCGGTGGATGCGGGCTGAGCCCTGCTTGCCGGGACCCGCCTGCCCCGCCTTCTCCGCACACAGCTACACCTCCAACCTGGGCGACTACGATGAGCAGGCGCTGGGTATCATGCAGACCCTGGGCGTGGACCGGCAGAGGACGGTGGAGGTGAGCCTGGCCACACTTGCCCTGGCCTCACCCGCAGGGGCTAGGCAGCTGTCTCAGGGGAAGCAGGCACTCACCAGCTGAGTTAAAACGGGAGCACAGGCTAATTTAGGGGCCGGCTTGTCCACCCCACTAAAGGATATTCTCAGTCACCCAAGAATAACCTGGGATCGGGTGGGCCCTGGGGCTCCCCGCCATCCCCATGCTGATCTCTGCTCCTCTTGTTCCCAGTCACTGCAAAACAGCAGCTATAACCACTTTGCTGCCATTTATTACCTCCTCCTTGAGCGGCTCAAGGAGTATCGGAATGCCCAGTGCGCCCGCCCCGGGCCTGCCAGGCAGCCGCGGCCTCGGAGCTCGGACCTCAGTGGTTTGGAGGTGAGGGGGAGGAGTCTCCTCCCAGGCCCCAGGCTCCCTCCCCTGTCAGGCACCGGCTTGGAGGGCGGTTCCTTGCGTGGGCAGCGGGTCCCAGGCCTCGTGGGGAAGGGGGTGCCAGCTGCTGGGGGCTGGACTCTGCCCAGAGGCCACTTGTCCCTGACTCATCCCTGGGGCCGGCCTGTCACGCCACCTTCTGGCAGCGCAGCACCAGCACCTGGtcctgagcccagcctggccagccaGTGTCCCTCCGTCAGCTGTCATGCCCACCAGCGAGGCAGCTTGCACTCCAGACAGAAGCCAGCTTGTTTCTTCTCTTGATGGCGCTGGTGGTCCGGAGTCGCTCCCCTGACAGCGTCTTTCCCGTCTGCCGGCCCCAGGTGCCTCAGGAAGGTCTTTCCACCGACCCTTTCCGACCTGCCTTGCTGTGCCCGCAGCCGCAGACCTTGGTGCAGTCCGTCCTCCAGGCCGAGATGGACTGTGAGCTCCAGAGCTCGCTGCAGTGGGTGAGTGCCCACAGCGGGTGTGCAGAGGGCTCGCCTCAGCCCAGCCCTGGTGCCCCCGGTGTGCCCGGGTCACCTGGAGTCCGAGAAGTCACTGGCTTGTGTCTCTCCAACGCAGCCCTTGTTCTTCCCGGTGGATGCCAGCTGCAGCGGAGTGTTCCGGCCCCGGCCCGTGTCCCCAAGCAGCCTGCTGGACACAGCCATCAGTGAGGAGGCCAGGCAGGGGCCGGGCCTAGAGGAGGAGCAGGACACGCAGGAGTCCCTGCCCAGCAGCACGGGCCGGAGGCACACCCTGGCCGAGGTCTCCACCCGCCTCTCCCCACTCACCGCGCCATGTAAGTGTCCCCGGGGGCCCAGGAGGACACCGGTGGATAGGCTTACGGTCGACGTGAGGGTGGGCTAATTTAGAATGGACGTTTTGCCCGGCAGCCTCTCAGGTTGGACTTCTCAGGATTTGCCATTTGTTTTAATCCCTGAGACCACACAGTTGATGTTTAGAGCCTGCCCTGCATGTGGTCGTTCCAGTGGAGGATACAGCATGGGGTCTGGCCTCCAGCAGGGTCCTCCCCAGGCCGCCCCTGGGTGCCGGGAGGGCAGCCCCTTGGCCTGAGGCCCACTATGACCTGCCCCCTGCAGCTGCACCGTGATGGTGGCTTGCCTTTGTGGCTCCCTGGGCTCTGGTGGCCTCGAGCCCTCTTCCCACCAGGTTGatggtggggatggggaggccAGCGCAGCCATGTGTGCCCAGCAGTGGCCGGGGGAGCCTATTCCTTTGCACTGCAGCATCAAAAGCGCTGTCCTCCCCCCACAGGTATAGTCGTCTCCCCCTCCACCACGGCAAGTCCTGCAGAGGGAACCAGCTCTGACAGTTGTCTGACCTTCTCTGCGAGCAAAAGCCCCGCGGGGCTCAGTGGCACCCCGGCCACTCAGGGGCTGCTGGGCGCCTGCTCCCCGGTCAGGCTGGCCTCGCCCTTCCTGGGGTCGCAGTCCGCCACCCCAGTGCTGCAGGCTCAGGGGGGCTTGGGAGGAGCTGTTCTGCTCCCTGTCAGCTTCCAGGAGGGACGGCGGGCGTCGGACACCTCACTGACTCAAGGTGAGCCACGCTCCTCCCACACTTACCTCCACCTTCCCCAGGGGACCATGTGTGTCTCTGGCAGTACGTGACTTTGTCCGTGATGGCAGATGGCACCCCCTGTTCTCCACCGGGCCTGGGTGGGACCCTCAGTGCTCTGGGCAGGCTGGGGTGCTCAGTGCTCTGGTGGCTCGGGGCGTCACGGCCTGCTGGGATAGACACACATGGGTCCCTGAGCACGCGGCCTCCATGGCTGGTTCTGAAAGCACAGGAGACGACTCTGTGCTGGGCAGCACCTCCCGACTTGGAGGAGGGAGGGCCCCTGGCTGCCAGCTGCCTCCACGCCATCCTGGGGCTTAGGTGCCAGACTCCTGTCCAGACGTGCTTGTGTCACCCGTCCTTTCCTTACCCCCAACCTGAGGCTTGGAAACCCCTTAAGCCAAGGGCCGTGGATGCTGGGCTGAGAGCCGGGTGGCCGTTGACCTCCTGATTCATTCTCCCTGCAGGGCTGAAGGCCTTTCGGCAGCAGCTGAGGAAGACCACGCGGACCAAAGGGTTTCTGGGACTGAACAAAATCAAGGGGCTGGCTCGCCAGGTGTGCCAGGTCCCTGCCAGCCGGGCCAGCAGGGGCGGCCTGAGCCCCTTCCACGCCCCTGCACAGAGCCCAGGCCTGCACGGCGGCGCAGCCGGCAGCCGGGAGGGCTGGAGCCTGCTGGAGGAGGTGCTAGAGCAGCAGAGGTAGGGCCTGCCCCCGCCCTGGGACCCCGGGTGGGCACACGGCAGGTTATCTCCTCGAGGAACCTCATCTGCTAAGTGGTTCCCTCCTCTCTGTAGCCCAGTGCACACCCCCGCTCCCAGCCAGGGAGATGTGTGGGGCGTAGGTCCTAGGTGCTGAGCCATGGGGGTGCAGCAGGCGGGCGTGTCCTTTAAAGTCCCTGGGTGGGTGAGGGTGGCGGGGAGCGAGGGCGCCTTGTGGCCGCATCTCTGAGCTGCTGAGAAACCGGGTGGAGAATGAAAGGTGGGGCGCGGTCAGGGATCAGCCACGCACCTGCCCTCGGCAGCCGCGGCTGGCAGCTCCACGGGCGGGCCCTGCCACACGGGCACTCGGAAACCCGAGAACCCTGCGAGCCGGCGCAGTGACCACCTGTCCTCTGTTCCCACAGGCTGCTCCAGTTACAGCACCACCCGGCCGCTGCACCCGGCTGCTCCCAGGCCCCCCAGCCGGCCCCTGCCCCGTTTGTGATCGCCCCCTGTGATGGCCCTGGGGCTGCCCCGCTCCCCAGCACCCTCCTCACGTCGGGGCTCCCGCTGCTGCCGCCCCCACTCCTGCAGACCGGCGCGTCCCCGGTGGCCTCAGCGGCGCAGCTCCTGGACACACACCTGCACATTGGCACCGGCCCCACCGCCCTCCCCGCTGtgcccccaccacgcctggccaggctGGCCCCAGGTTGTGAGCCCCTGGGGCTGCTGCAGGGGGACTGTGAGATGGAGGACCTGATGCCCTGCTCCCTAGGCACGTTTGTCCTGGTGCAGTGAGGGCAGCCCTGCATCCTGGCACGGACACTGACTCTTACAGCAATAACTTCAGAGGAGGTGAAGACATCTGGCCTCAAAGCCAAGAACTTTCTAGAAGCGAAATAAGCAATACGTTAGGTGTTTTggctttttagtttatttttgttttatttttttcttgcactGAGTGACCTCAACTTTGAGTAGGGACTGGAAACTTTAGGAAGAAAGATAATTGAGGGGCGTGTCTGGGGGCGGGGGCAGGAGGGGAGCGGGGTGGAGGGAACACGTGCAGTGCCGTGGTGTGGGGATCTCGGCCCCTCTCTCTGGGTTCGTCGTGGTTGAGATGATTACCTCGGACGTCTACGGAAACGAGCGGGCGCATTGTTGTccgcttgtgtgtgtgtgtgtgtgtgtgtgtgtgcgcgtacATTGATTACTATCCATTTCTTTAGTCAACGCTCTCCACTTCCTGATTTCTGCTTTAAGGAAAACTGTGAACTTTCTGCTTCATGTATCAGTTTTAAAGCAGCCCAGGCAAAGATCATCTACAGATTCTAGGAATTCTCTCCCCTGAAATCAAAAcctggaagacttttttttcttattttagttgaGAAGTTTCATAAACTGCTCAAGGATTAGTTTTCCAGGACTCTGCGGAGGAACGGCAGGAAGAACCTCAGAGAGGGCAGAGGTGACTTCAAAGTGCTGGGGACTCCGTCCTGAGGGTCACTTGGCCCTGAGCCCCTGCGTGCCCTTGCGGAAGCCCAGAAGCTTCTTCCTGCTGCACCTCCCGTTTCCGCTGCTGCTGACGTTTATGCATTTCATGATGGGGTCCAACAAGAACACCTGACTTGGGTGAAGTTGTGCAATATTGGAGGCTGACTGTAGGGCTGGGCAGCTGGGAGACAGGCTCATGGCTCATGGCTCATGGCTCAGGGCGGTGCCTGCCCTGGGCCGggacccccctccccaccccccacctagGCTTTTTGGGTTTTGTTCAAGGAAGGTAAAGTGAGAGGTTTAGGTcagtgtttttaagtttttgttttttttttaaagcaaatcctgTATATGTATCTACATGGGAGACAGGTAGACACTACTTATTTGTTACATTTTGTACTACACGTTTGTGTTCCAGGTTTCAGCTTCCCTCGCTCCTGTTGTTAAGAAGCGTCCCTGTCAGCACAGGTGTGCATTGAGGAAGGGGCCCCAGGGCCTTCGCTCCCTCAGCACTGGGGTGGAGGCGGCAGGAAGGGGCGGCCCTTACCTGGCAGGTCTGGGCGCACCTTTAGCAGGTGGACTCCGTGGGGCTCCACCAGCCAGAAGCCTTTGGAAGGCAACGAAGGCAATGCTGCTCCCTGAGTCCAGTCCCCGCCCCCAAACCCAGCCCAGGTGCCTTCAGCTACTTCGGCTTCTTAAACCCTGCAGTGTTAAACAGAGGCATTGAGAAAGGGGAAAGGCgggtatttttaaaagccaaagatTGACCCAGTTACTTGAGGGTAGGGAGGCGGGCCCAGTGCAGGAGGCTGCATCCCTGGCCTGCTGGTGCCCACCGGGGGCTGTGCCTGTGCCGGGCCGCAGGGAAGCTGGCTGCCCCcattcctgctgctgctgctgctgctgctctgtggCTGTTTCAAAGACTGGGCGAAAGGCTGTCCGGAGGGCAGACCAGGTGCCTTGCCGCAGAGAAAACACCAAAGTCTCCTGTTCGCTCATAAAGAAGTTTTTGGGATGGGAGAGAATCCAGACCATCTTGGGGCAGCCAGGCCCTTGCCTTCATTTTTACAGAGGTAGCACAATTGATTCCAACACAAAACTCCTTcccctttttaaaatgatttctgttCTAATGCCATAGATCAAAGGCCTCAGAAACCATTGTGTGTTTCCTCTTTGAAGCAATGACAAGCACTTTACTTTCacggtggtttttgttttttcttattgctgTGGAACCTCTTTTGGAGGACGTTAAAGGCgtgttttacttgtttttttaagagtgtgtgatgtgtgttttgTAGATTTCTTGACAGTGCTGTAATACAGACGGCAATGCAATAGCCTATTTAAAGACACTACGTGATCTGATTGAGAtgtacatagtttttttttttaccataactgaattattttatctcttaTGTTAACATGAGAAATGTATGCCAAATGATTAGTTgatgtatgttttttaatttaatatttaaataaaatatttggaaggaaaaaaccttgactttttcccttcctctctctctcatctctctgggAGCTCTTTCCTTCCAAGCGGCTTCCCTGAGAGGCCACATCCTCCAGGCTTGTAGAAGTTTCAAATCTTAAAGAGGAGGGCAGGGAGCCAACTCCTGCATTCCACCTCACTGCAGGGAACTAATGGCCTTCCGTCTGCAGAGGACCCCTCCCCCTGCGGCAGCCACAGGTGGCCCCGTGGTCTGCCCCCTCCTCAGGACCCTTCCCCAGTGGCCGGGCTCAGTCACTGAAAGTCTCAGCACCGCCCGGGGCTGCCGGCACCATCCATCCTTACCCCATCCTCCGCCAGGTTCTCTGAGTCTGGTTATAAATTAAGCAGTTGGAAGAAtctcacagccaaaccatttccTGGTCTCTGAAAGACTTCACCACCTTCTAGCAAGAGGGCACACACTGCTGCTTTATGAGAACAAAGGACTTGTTCATGTTGTCACCTGGTGgatattttggttaaaaaaagcTCTTCAACCTCTTCGCTCCCATTAAGGTGGTCCTTACCAAAGTGGACCCCTTGTgcgctgttggtgggagggtcAAATGGCGCAGCCTTTATGGGAGAGCAGTGTACCAGCTCCTCAAAGATTAGAACCACCACCTGATCCGGCCGCTCCTCCTAATGGTATGGACCCTGAAGAACTGAAGGCAGGGCCCAGAGAggtttgtacacccatgttcacagcagcatgacGACAGCCATACTAGGAAGCAGCCCGAGGGGCCGTCAGCCGATGAAGGGATCAAGAAGATGTggtcccgcctataatcccagcactttgggaggctgaggtgggcggatcacctgaggttgggagttcgagaccagcctgactaacatggagaaacctcatctctactaaaaatacaaaattagcggggcatggtggtgcatgcctgtaatcccagctactcgggggggctgaggcaggagaatcgtttgaacccaggaggcggagtttgtggtgagccgagattgtgccattgcactccagcctgggcaacaagagcgaaactctgtctcaaaaaaacaaacaaagaagatgTAGTCCATGCCGACAGTGGAATAGGCCTCAGCCGTACAAAAGGAAAGCCCAGCATGGCTGCCAGCGAGGATGGACCCTGAGGATGCCGTGCTCAGTGGAACAAGCCCGTCATAAAAGAACACACACGCGAGGGCCCTAGAGGGGacagattcacagagacagaagggGGAGTGGGGGGTGccgggggctggggaggggctgctgagCCAGAGATGAATGGGTGGGAATTGCAGTTTAAGAGGATGAAAAGTGCTGGAGTTGGGCGGTGGCGATGGCTGCAAAACAGTATGAACGTTCTTAACGCACTCAACTGTGTACCGAAAAATGGTTAAAACGATACATTGTATGTTACgtttattttacta harbors:
- the LOC102724428 gene encoding putative serine/threonine-protein kinase SIK1B isoform X1 is translated as MVIMSEFSADPAGQGQGQQKPLRVGFYDIERTLGKGNFAVVKLARHRVTKTQVAIKIIDKTRLDSSNLEKIYREVQLMKLLNHPHIIKLYQVMETKDMLYIVTEFAKNGEMFDYLTSNGHLSENEARKKFWQILSAVEYCHDHHIVHRDLKTENLLLDGNMDIKLADFGFGNFYKSGEPLSTWCGSPPYAAPEVFEGKEYEGPQLDIWSLGVVLYVLVCGSLPFDGPNLPTLRQRVLEGRFRIPFFMSQDCESLIRRMLVVDPARRITIAQIRQHRWMRAEPCLPGPACPAFSAHSYTSNLGDYDEQALGIMQTLGVDRQRTVEVPQEGLSTDPFRPALLCPQPQTLVQSVLQAEMDCELQSSLQWPLFFPVDASCSGVFRPRPVSPSSLLDTAISEEARQGPGLEEEQDTQESLPSSTGRRHTLAEVSTRLSPLTAPCIVVSPSTTASPAEGTSSDSCLTFSASKSPAGLSGTPATQGLLGACSPVRLASPFLGSQSATPVLQAQGGLGGAVLLPVSFQEGRRASDTSLTQGLKAFRQQLRKTTRTKGFLGLNKIKGLARQVCQVPASRASRGGLSPFHAPAQSPGLHGGAAGSREGWSLLEEVLEQQRLLQLQHHPAAAPGCSQAPQPAPAPFVIAPCDGPGAAPLPSTLLTSGLPLLPPPLLQTGASPVASAAQLLDTHLHIGTGPTALPAVPPPRLARLAPGCEPLGLLQGDCEMEDLMPCSLGTFVLVQ
- the LOC102724428 gene encoding putative serine/threonine-protein kinase SIK1B, whose translation is MVIMSEFSADPAGQGQGQQKPLRVGFYDIERTLGKGNFAVVKLARHRVTKTQVAIKIIDKTRLDSSNLEKIYREVQLMKLLNHPHIIKLYQVMETKDMLYIVTEFAKNGEMFDYLTSNGHLSENEARKKFWQILSAVEYCHDHHIVHRDLKTENLLLDGNMDIKLADFGFGNFYKSGEPLSTWCGSPPYAAPEVFEGKEYEGPQLDIWSLGVVLYVLVCGSLPFDGPNLPTLRQRVLEGRFRIPFFMSQDCESLIRRMLVVDPARRITIAQIRQHRWMRAEPCLPGPACPAFSAHSYTSNLGDYDEQALGIMQTLGVDRQRTVESLQNSSYNHFAAIYYLLLERLKEYRNAQCARPGPARQPRPRSSDLSGLEVPQEGLSTDPFRPALLCPQPQTLVQSVLQAEMDCELQSSLQWPLFFPVDASCSGVFRPRPVSPSSLLDTAISEEARQGPGLEEEQDTQESLPSSTGRRHTLAEVSTRLSPLTAPCIVVSPSTTASPAEGTSSDSCLTFSASKSPAGLSGTPATQGLLGACSPVRLASPFLGSQSATPVLQAQGGLGGAVLLPVSFQEGRRASDTSLTQGLKAFRQQLRKTTRTKGFLGLNKIKGLARQVCQVPASRASRGGLSPFHAPAQSPGLHGGAAGSREGWSLLEEVLEQQRLLQLQHHPAAAPGCSQAPQPAPAPFVIAPCDGPGAAPLPSTLLTSGLPLLPPPLLQTGASPVASAAQLLDTHLHIGTGPTALPAVPPPRLARLAPGCEPLGLLQGDCEMEDLMPCSLGTFVLVQ